The Anas acuta chromosome 2, bAnaAcu1.1, whole genome shotgun sequence genome contains a region encoding:
- the TTPA gene encoding alpha-tocopherol transfer protein: MSQRGDGDLPEPQARGAVTELRRRAEAEPGQRWPQPLSDAFLLRFLRARDFNVDLAWRLLKNYQKWRIECPEISADLQPSSILGLLHAGYHGVLRSRDPYGSKVLIYRIGQWDPKLFTAYDVFRVSLITSELIVKEIETQKNGVKAIFDLQGWRFAHAFQISPAVAKKIAAVLTDSFPLKVRGIHLINEPLFFHPVFALIKPFLTEKIKQRVHMHGNNYMQSLTEHFPVSILPQEYGGEGVSFEELAKEWTDFIMSCADYLQSISLVTHK, from the exons ATGTCGCAGCGAGGGGACGGCGACCTCCCCGAGCCGCAGGCCCGAGGCGCTGTGACCGAGCTACGGAGACGGGCGGAGGCAGAGCCCGGGCAGCGctggccccagcccctcagcgACGCCTTcctgctgaggttcctgcgaGCCCGGGACTTCAACGTGGACCTGGCGTGGAGG ttactgAAGAATTACCAGAAATGGAGAATTGAATGCCCAGAAATAAGTGCAGATTTACAACCATCTTCTATTCTTGGTCTTTTGCATGCTGGCTATCACGGAGTCCTGAGATCAAGAGACCCATATGGAAGCAAAGTTCTAATATACAGAATTG GACAATGGGATCCCAAGTTATTTACAGCATATGATGTGTTTCGTGTAAGTTTGATCACATCTGAACTCATCGTAAAGGAGATTGAAACTCAGAAGAATGGAGTCAAGGCTATCTTTGATCTTCAAGGGTGGCGATTTGCTCATGCATTTCAAATCAGTCCGGCAGTGGCCAAGAAAATTGCTGCTGTGCTCACA GATTCCTTTCCACTAAAAGTTCGAGGTATCCACTTGATTAATGAGCCTTTATTCTTCCACCCAGTCTTCGCTCTAATTAAGCcttttctcactgaaaaaataaagcaacgG gtGCACATGCATGGAAATAACTACATGCAGAGTCTGACTGAACACTTTCCAGTCAGCATTCTCCCACAGGAATATGGAGGGGAAGGAGTCTCCTTCGAAGAGCTGGCCAAGGAATGGACTGACTTCATAATGTCGTGTGCAGATTATCTCCAGAGCATTTCTCTGGTCACCCATAAATAA